One stretch of Jiangella gansuensis DSM 44835 DNA includes these proteins:
- a CDS encoding metallopeptidase family protein — protein sequence MLELTEAEFEELVSEAIDEIPPELGAMMNNVVILVEDEAPDDSPELLGLYEGTPLTERGEWYTGVLPDTIRLFRLPILRICDTPEDAVEEVLVTVVHEVAHHFGIDDDRLHELGWA from the coding sequence GTGCTGGAGCTGACAGAGGCGGAGTTCGAAGAGCTGGTGTCCGAGGCGATCGACGAGATCCCGCCGGAGCTGGGGGCGATGATGAACAACGTCGTCATCCTGGTCGAGGACGAGGCCCCCGACGACAGCCCAGAGCTGCTCGGCCTGTACGAGGGAACACCGCTGACGGAGCGCGGCGAGTGGTACACCGGCGTGCTGCCGGACACCATCCGGCTGTTCCGGCTGCCGATCCTGCGGATCTGTGACACGCCGGAAGACGCGGTCGAGGAAGTTCTGGTGACGGTGGTGCACGAGGTGGCTCACCACTTCGGCATCGACGACGACCGGCTACACGAACTCGGGTGGGCGTGA
- a CDS encoding ImmA/IrrE family metallo-endopeptidase, with the protein MTTYYEGPTDYAVPTGEFITEWLDDHEVSQGELAQQMGMSRKHVNRVIAGAPLTPDFANRLQLVTGVPAARWLALEGTYRADIERLGQEEELASRTDLLDQLAKSSAYLRKHQIVTATRRKPGILLREIMAFFGVGDADQLSLQLQKPVAAFRQSEAHRIDVASVATWLRMGELEAMDEFPNAKEYSESRLRESLEDIRSLSRSTNYPEILSARLAELGVILVAVPEVEGCRAYGATRWLRKHPIIQLSLRGKNDGQFWFTLFHELGHVLLHPRDQLFVEGIDGKDSEFERQANDFAQETLIPSIFDPDLSLLTSKDDVITFAEQIGVSPGIVVGRLHRRELWPPTHGQSLFVRLNFVD; encoded by the coding sequence ATGACGACGTACTACGAAGGACCTACGGACTACGCGGTGCCCACGGGCGAGTTCATCACTGAGTGGCTAGACGACCACGAGGTGAGCCAAGGCGAGTTGGCGCAGCAGATGGGTATGTCCAGGAAGCACGTCAACCGGGTGATCGCTGGAGCGCCACTTACGCCCGACTTCGCCAACCGACTCCAACTGGTGACGGGTGTTCCTGCGGCGCGGTGGCTCGCTCTTGAGGGGACGTACCGTGCCGACATCGAGCGTCTCGGTCAAGAGGAAGAGTTAGCTTCTCGTACCGACCTATTGGACCAGCTAGCCAAGAGTTCCGCATACCTGCGGAAGCACCAAATAGTCACCGCAACTCGCCGTAAGCCGGGCATCCTTCTCCGGGAGATCATGGCCTTTTTTGGTGTCGGGGATGCGGACCAACTGAGTCTACAGCTGCAGAAGCCTGTCGCCGCCTTCAGGCAATCTGAAGCGCACCGGATTGACGTCGCATCTGTGGCTACATGGCTCCGTATGGGTGAGCTTGAAGCTATGGACGAGTTTCCTAATGCAAAAGAGTACAGCGAATCAAGGCTCAGAGAATCGCTGGAGGATATTCGCTCCCTATCTCGGTCCACGAACTACCCGGAGATTCTTTCCGCGAGGCTTGCGGAACTCGGGGTAATCCTGGTTGCTGTGCCTGAGGTCGAGGGGTGTCGTGCATACGGTGCGACGAGATGGCTTCGCAAGCATCCGATAATTCAGCTTTCTTTGCGTGGAAAGAACGATGGCCAGTTCTGGTTCACACTGTTTCACGAACTCGGCCATGTTCTGCTGCATCCGCGCGATCAGCTTTTCGTCGAAGGGATCGACGGGAAGGATAGCGAGTTTGAGCGTCAGGCGAACGATTTTGCTCAGGAAACCTTGATACCAAGCATCTTTGATCCTGATCTTTCCTTGCTAACGTCCAAAGATGATGTGATCACCTTTGCCGAGCAGATCGGCGTCTCTCCTGGCATCGTCGTAGGCCGCCTTCATCGCCGCGAACTATGGCCACCGACGCATGGGCAATCTTTGTTCGTCCGGTTGAATTTCGTCGACTAG
- a CDS encoding cob(I)yrinic acid a,c-diamide adenosyltransferase, with translation MVRLTKIYTRTGDDGTTGLGDFSRTRKTDPRLIAYADANEANAVIGVVVAAERAGTGGGDLGPDVLGVLERVQNDLFDVGADLCLPLKPESEYKHPPLRVQPEWIAELESDCDRYNAELANLTSFILPGGTVAAAQLHVATTTVRRAERSAWSALEAYGSSDDGGVNPLTATYLNRLSDLLFVLARYANRNAGDVLWRPGGGR, from the coding sequence ATGGTCAGGTTGACGAAGATCTACACCCGTACGGGCGACGACGGCACCACCGGGCTGGGCGACTTCAGTCGTACCCGCAAGACCGATCCGCGGTTGATCGCCTACGCCGACGCCAACGAAGCCAACGCCGTCATCGGCGTGGTCGTAGCGGCCGAACGTGCCGGAACGGGCGGCGGCGACCTGGGGCCGGACGTGCTCGGCGTGCTCGAACGCGTCCAGAACGACCTGTTCGACGTCGGTGCAGACCTCTGCCTGCCGCTCAAGCCGGAGTCCGAGTACAAACACCCACCGTTGCGAGTCCAGCCTGAATGGATCGCCGAGCTGGAGTCCGACTGCGACCGTTACAACGCCGAACTGGCCAACCTGACCTCCTTCATCCTGCCCGGCGGCACCGTCGCCGCGGCACAGTTGCACGTGGCGACGACGACGGTGCGCCGCGCCGAGCGGTCGGCCTGGTCGGCGCTGGAGGCGTACGGCTCCAGCGACGACGGCGGCGTCAACCCGCTGACCGCCACCTACCTCAACCGGCTCTCCGACCTGCTGTTCGTGCTGGCGCGCTACGCCAACCGCAACGCCGGGGACGTCCTCTGGCGGCCGGGCGGCGGACGCTAG
- a CDS encoding helix-turn-helix domain-containing protein, translating into MPDNVIRLDAHRPPGQRPRVDALVYSVAEVAELLNLALGGTYALVRSGDIPARKLGGRWVIPKQAFHDWLENVTIEPDPEPGPLLPGQDGLF; encoded by the coding sequence ATGCCCGACAACGTGATCCGTCTCGACGCCCATCGGCCGCCAGGACAACGGCCCCGCGTCGACGCTCTGGTCTACTCCGTCGCCGAGGTCGCCGAGCTGCTCAACCTCGCCCTCGGCGGCACCTACGCCCTCGTACGATCAGGCGACATCCCCGCACGCAAGCTCGGCGGCCGCTGGGTCATCCCCAAACAGGCGTTCCACGACTGGCTCGAGAACGTCACCATCGAGCCCGACCCGGAGCCCGGACCGCTGCTCCCCGGCCAGGACGGGCTGTTCTGA
- a CDS encoding metallophosphoesterase family protein yields the protein MTTQTGQPGDTAWRSRWRQRMRPTAWPSWLRRTVSVLSPVVLALAGAWVALAVAGTTQAYAGPLAIDVAFKPTLSGESIIHLDPVGAVVLDTHHAPVTLDISVRQVDIEGLNGIVQDPYSLSTLDEQITSGIQDVLVDAAVRAALAAVIGAALAAGLVLRSVRRALLGAAVAAVAVVGTYGLAALSYDPESVGEPAYTGPLAAAPQLIGNAEDIATNFDAYADQLAGFVSNVAAVYDTTLSLDTFQPNDDTIRVLHVSDLHLNPAAWEVIGAVAEQYDVDVIVDTGDIVDQGTPVESAYVRPIGELGRPYVFVKGNHDSVATAAAVAAQPGAIVLNGDEVEVAGLRIAGAPDPRFTADKSTRGVPGDAIRIGTEEFAEEVAEFDPPPDVIAFHDPSHAELFDGIAPLVLSGHAHKRDTYTLDEGTRVMVQGSTGGAGLRGLRDEEPTAVNLSVLYFDPESRRLVAWDDLTLGGLGRTSAEIDRHRADEDEGSAQGDEDPSPAPDLEN from the coding sequence GTGACGACGCAGACCGGCCAACCCGGCGACACGGCGTGGCGATCCAGGTGGCGGCAGCGGATGCGTCCCACCGCCTGGCCGTCGTGGTTGCGGCGTACGGTCTCCGTCCTGTCCCCGGTGGTGCTGGCCCTCGCCGGCGCGTGGGTGGCGCTCGCCGTCGCCGGTACGACGCAGGCCTACGCCGGGCCGTTGGCCATCGACGTCGCCTTCAAGCCGACACTCTCCGGTGAGTCGATCATTCACCTCGACCCGGTGGGCGCCGTCGTCCTCGACACTCACCACGCGCCGGTGACGCTCGACATCTCCGTCCGGCAGGTCGACATCGAGGGCCTGAACGGGATCGTGCAGGACCCGTACTCGCTGAGCACCCTGGACGAGCAGATCACCAGCGGCATCCAGGACGTCCTGGTCGATGCCGCGGTGCGGGCCGCGCTGGCCGCCGTCATCGGCGCCGCGCTGGCCGCCGGGCTGGTGCTGCGGTCGGTTCGCCGGGCGCTCCTGGGCGCCGCGGTGGCCGCCGTCGCCGTCGTCGGCACGTACGGGCTCGCGGCGCTGAGCTACGATCCCGAATCCGTCGGCGAGCCGGCCTACACCGGGCCGCTGGCCGCGGCGCCGCAGCTCATCGGCAACGCCGAGGACATCGCCACCAACTTCGACGCCTACGCCGACCAGCTGGCGGGGTTCGTCTCCAACGTGGCCGCGGTCTACGACACCACGCTCTCCCTCGACACCTTCCAGCCCAACGACGACACCATCCGGGTGCTGCACGTCTCCGACCTGCACCTCAACCCGGCCGCATGGGAGGTCATCGGCGCCGTCGCCGAGCAGTACGACGTCGACGTCATCGTCGACACCGGCGACATCGTCGACCAGGGCACCCCCGTGGAGAGCGCGTACGTGCGCCCGATCGGCGAGCTCGGCCGGCCGTACGTGTTCGTCAAGGGCAACCACGACTCGGTCGCCACCGCGGCCGCGGTGGCCGCCCAGCCGGGCGCCATCGTCCTGAACGGCGACGAGGTCGAGGTGGCCGGGCTGCGGATCGCCGGGGCGCCGGACCCGCGTTTCACCGCGGACAAGTCCACGCGGGGCGTGCCCGGCGACGCCATCCGCATCGGGACCGAGGAGTTCGCCGAGGAGGTGGCCGAGTTCGACCCGCCGCCGGACGTCATCGCCTTCCACGACCCCAGCCATGCCGAGCTGTTCGACGGCATCGCCCCGCTCGTGCTCTCCGGGCACGCCCACAAGCGCGACACCTACACGCTCGACGAAGGCACCCGAGTGATGGTCCAGGGCTCCACCGGCGGCGCCGGGCTGCGCGGGCTCCGCGACGAAGAGCCCACCGCGGTGAACCTGTCCGTGCTCTACTTCGACCCCGAATCGCGGCGTCTGGTGGCCTGGGACGACCTCACCCTCGGAGGCCTCGGACGCACCAGCGCGGAGATCGACCGGCACCGCGCCGACGAGGACGAAGGGTCGGCCCAAGGGGACGAAGACCCCTCCCCAGCTCCCGATTTGGAGAACTGA
- a CDS encoding ABC transporter permease has translation MVVLVAVAIVASVVGGLGHARAMATAALRAVGQLAAVALVLTAVVELEPLTVAFLAVMLTTATVTAGRRMTRDRSWRWAVLPIAAGAAPVVAGLLATGVLPADPLAVIPVSGILVGGAMTATALAGRRALDELAARRGEVEAALSVGLLPREAALEIARPQATTALIPVLDQTRTVGLVTLPGAFVGMLIGGASPVQAGAVQLFVLVALVAVEALAVAVTIELVGRGVLVRP, from the coding sequence ATGGTGGTGCTGGTGGCCGTCGCGATCGTGGCGAGCGTCGTCGGCGGGTTGGGACATGCGCGGGCGATGGCCACGGCCGCCCTGCGCGCCGTCGGTCAGCTCGCCGCCGTCGCCCTGGTGCTCACCGCCGTCGTCGAATTGGAGCCGCTCACCGTCGCGTTCCTGGCCGTGATGCTGACGACGGCGACGGTGACCGCCGGGCGCCGGATGACCCGGGACCGCTCGTGGCGGTGGGCGGTGCTGCCAATCGCGGCCGGCGCGGCACCGGTCGTCGCCGGACTACTGGCCACGGGCGTGCTGCCGGCCGATCCGCTGGCGGTTATCCCGGTCTCCGGCATCCTGGTGGGCGGCGCCATGACGGCGACGGCGCTGGCCGGCCGGCGCGCCCTGGACGAGCTCGCGGCCCGACGTGGCGAGGTCGAGGCCGCGCTCTCGGTCGGCCTGCTCCCCCGCGAAGCCGCCCTGGAGATCGCCCGGCCGCAGGCCACGACGGCCCTGATCCCAGTGCTCGACCAGACCCGCACCGTCGGGCTGGTCACCCTCCCCGGTGCGTTCGTGGGCATGCTCATCGGTGGAGCCAGCCCGGTCCAGGCCGGCGCGGTCCAGCTGTTCGTCCTGGTGGCGCTG
- a CDS encoding DUF7660 family protein, with the protein MTHQWDTGRSAEVGALLDEVRDHRDVAQVVQAMRADLHAHPAEWENHTLERYLDALAAIIDSVDNQLRNRGEDQPPQLDWALLARLLVGATGYE; encoded by the coding sequence GTGACGCATCAGTGGGACACCGGTCGCTCCGCAGAGGTCGGCGCACTCCTCGACGAGGTACGTGATCATCGAGACGTGGCGCAGGTTGTGCAGGCCATGCGGGCGGATCTTCACGCCCATCCCGCGGAGTGGGAGAACCACACACTTGAGCGCTATCTCGACGCACTCGCGGCCATCATCGACAGCGTCGACAACCAGCTACGCAACCGCGGCGAAGATCAGCCGCCGCAGCTCGATTGGGCGCTCCTGGCGCGCTTGCTTGTCGGGGCGACTGGCTACGAGTGA
- a CDS encoding GntR family transcriptional regulator, with protein MADFRGRPAYLQIADDIRSQILDGTLQAEDRLPSETDLMADYGVSRIVVRNAVEVLRSEGLVVKQQGRGSFVRAQRPQRTRVVGDLYSERPEGSPFAASARASGQVPEWEYQTRRTTASKTIADRLGIAAGDPVMRTSYRFFADGEPAMLSTSFEPLAITEGTPVEQPEGGPVTGVVPRMDAIGIHITHVVEDVTGRSARPYEAETLKVPVGVPILAIERTYYAKSRPIETADIVVSSDRYVLSYRLPVPPRQE; from the coding sequence GTGGCGGACTTCAGGGGTCGCCCTGCCTACCTGCAGATCGCTGACGACATCCGCAGCCAGATCCTCGACGGCACGTTGCAGGCCGAGGACCGGTTGCCCAGCGAGACCGACCTCATGGCCGACTACGGCGTCTCACGCATCGTCGTGCGCAACGCTGTCGAAGTCCTCCGGTCCGAAGGACTCGTGGTCAAGCAGCAGGGGCGCGGCAGCTTCGTCCGCGCGCAGCGCCCCCAGCGCACCCGCGTCGTCGGCGACCTCTACAGCGAGCGTCCCGAAGGATCGCCGTTCGCGGCGTCAGCCCGAGCGTCCGGCCAGGTGCCGGAGTGGGAGTACCAGACGCGCCGCACAACCGCCTCGAAGACCATCGCTGACCGGCTCGGCATCGCGGCCGGCGACCCAGTGATGCGCACCAGCTACCGGTTCTTCGCTGACGGCGAGCCCGCGATGCTCTCCACCTCGTTCGAGCCGCTCGCCATCACCGAGGGCACACCTGTTGAGCAGCCCGAAGGCGGCCCCGTCACCGGCGTCGTGCCTCGTATGGACGCCATCGGCATCCACATCACCCACGTCGTCGAAGACGTCACCGGCCGATCAGCACGCCCCTACGAGGCCGAGACCCTCAAGGTCCCGGTCGGCGTGCCCATCCTCGCGATCGAACGCACCTACTACGCCAAGAGCCGGCCCATCGAGACCGCCGACATCGTCGTCTCCTCCGACCGCTATGTTCTGTCGTACCGGCTCCCCGTGCCACCCCGGCAGGAATGA
- a CDS encoding dihydrofolate reductase family protein, whose product MAGKVFFSVSMSLDGFIAPESLSELMGQQWMELQAWMFPLRFIRENLSLGEGGEEGRDNDIAREAFDRTSVNIMGKRMFDAGEQMWPENAPFHTPVFVVTHEKRDPWERPGGTTFHFVNDGIESALEQAREAAGDRDVRIAGGGATILEYLNAGLVDEFTIALSPVLFGSGIRLFEGVDAARVALEPLRAEPTDRVTHLSYAVRKR is encoded by the coding sequence ATGGCGGGGAAGGTGTTCTTCAGCGTGTCGATGTCGCTGGACGGGTTCATAGCGCCCGAATCCCTCTCGGAGTTGATGGGGCAGCAGTGGATGGAGCTGCAGGCGTGGATGTTCCCGCTGCGGTTCATCCGCGAGAACTTGAGTCTCGGCGAGGGCGGTGAAGAGGGGCGCGACAACGACATCGCGCGGGAGGCGTTCGACCGCACCAGCGTGAACATCATGGGCAAGCGCATGTTCGACGCCGGCGAGCAGATGTGGCCGGAGAACGCCCCGTTCCATACACCGGTGTTCGTCGTGACGCACGAGAAGCGTGACCCCTGGGAGCGGCCCGGCGGCACAACCTTCCACTTCGTGAACGACGGCATCGAGTCCGCGCTCGAGCAGGCCCGCGAGGCTGCCGGCGACCGCGACGTGCGTATCGCGGGTGGCGGCGCAACGATCCTGGAGTACCTGAACGCCGGCCTGGTCGACGAGTTCACGATCGCGCTCTCACCCGTGCTGTTCGGCTCCGGAATCCGCCTGTTCGAGGGCGTCGACGCCGCCCGCGTGGCCCTCGAGCCGCTACGTGCTGAGCCAACCGATCGGGTCACCCACCTGAGCTACGCAGTTCGAAAGCGGTGA
- a CDS encoding ArsR/SmtB family transcription factor → MARAATTSDVFNAIAEPQRRELLVLLRAGEQPVTELAQELGMTQPGASKHLRVLREVGLVRDRKAGKRRLYCLDARGLRTIHEWTGGFEQFWNESLDRLDAYAQELKQESKRSG, encoded by the coding sequence ATGGCACGAGCAGCGACGACGTCGGACGTCTTCAACGCGATCGCCGAGCCGCAGCGCCGGGAGCTCCTGGTGCTGCTGCGGGCGGGTGAGCAGCCGGTGACCGAACTGGCCCAGGAACTAGGGATGACTCAGCCAGGGGCATCCAAACACCTGCGGGTCCTCCGGGAGGTCGGGCTGGTCCGGGACCGCAAGGCCGGCAAGCGGCGCCTCTACTGCCTGGACGCCCGCGGGCTTCGCACGATCCACGAATGGACCGGCGGGTTCGAGCAGTTCTGGAACGAGAGCCTCGACCGGCTGGACGCGTACGCGCAGGAACTCAAGCAGGAAAGCAAGAGGAGTGGCTGA
- a CDS encoding replication initiator, producing the protein MVLGPALSDELVRGAAVLVGACVRPILSRVTDTTTGEVRTVTIACGATREAVCPSCAERARRLRMQQCREGWHLDTEPELADPDATEGDDETPTADDEDDATERRVRSTRRREDVPDLPRLPVSDHTVGRTFEAPDGKTYRPSMFLTLTMPSYGRVTDEGVPVDPDRYDYRRAALDAMHFPKLVDRFWQNLRRATGYNVQYFAAVEPQRRLAPHLHAAIRGAVPRKLIKQVTAATYHQVWWPGIDHVHHYRDGRPAWDDEQGGYVDDGGWMLPTWDEAMDYVDNGDGLDFGEEPQPVHVLRFGVQVDLQGILAGTPAADRRVGYLTKYLTKSISEPLDIDDPNRISAARRAHIDRLAEEVRWLPCSPTCANWLRYGTQPKNARPGMEPGRCPSKAHDRDHLGLGGRRVLVSRKWTGKTLTEHRADRAAVVRAVLAEAGIEMDDHDQLSATATAPDGKPRYVWTPVRPGDPDAPSYVWAVAKSIEQRRRWREQYDAAKQATGPPSGDVSATDPSSPEGTPPCPTT; encoded by the coding sequence ATGGTGCTCGGCCCGGCCCTGTCCGACGAGCTGGTCCGCGGTGCCGCCGTACTCGTCGGCGCCTGCGTGCGACCGATCCTGTCGCGGGTGACCGACACGACGACCGGTGAGGTGCGGACCGTGACGATCGCGTGCGGCGCGACCCGCGAGGCGGTCTGCCCCTCGTGCGCGGAACGGGCTCGCCGTCTGAGGATGCAGCAGTGCCGCGAGGGCTGGCACCTCGACACCGAACCCGAGCTCGCCGACCCCGACGCCACAGAGGGCGACGACGAGACTCCCACGGCCGACGACGAGGACGACGCGACCGAACGGCGCGTGCGGTCCACCCGGCGACGTGAGGACGTGCCTGACTTGCCTCGGCTGCCGGTCTCGGATCACACCGTCGGACGGACCTTCGAGGCCCCGGACGGCAAGACCTACCGGCCGTCGATGTTCCTCACGCTGACGATGCCGTCCTACGGGCGCGTGACCGACGAGGGCGTCCCGGTCGACCCGGACCGGTACGACTACCGGCGTGCCGCCCTGGACGCGATGCACTTCCCGAAGCTCGTTGACCGGTTCTGGCAGAACCTTCGCCGCGCCACCGGCTACAACGTGCAGTACTTCGCCGCCGTCGAACCGCAACGGCGTCTCGCACCGCACCTGCACGCCGCCATTCGTGGTGCGGTTCCGCGCAAGCTCATCAAGCAGGTCACGGCGGCCACGTACCACCAGGTCTGGTGGCCCGGCATCGACCACGTCCACCACTACCGCGACGGCCGGCCGGCGTGGGACGACGAACAGGGCGGCTACGTCGACGACGGCGGCTGGATGCTGCCGACCTGGGACGAGGCGATGGACTACGTCGACAACGGCGACGGTCTCGACTTCGGCGAGGAACCGCAGCCGGTGCACGTGCTGCGCTTCGGCGTCCAGGTCGACCTGCAAGGCATTCTCGCCGGGACGCCGGCCGCTGACCGCCGCGTCGGCTACCTGACGAAGTACCTGACCAAGTCCATCTCCGAACCGCTCGACATCGACGATCCGAACCGCATCTCGGCCGCTCGCCGCGCCCACATCGACCGGCTCGCCGAGGAAGTCCGCTGGCTCCCGTGCTCGCCCACATGCGCGAACTGGCTGCGCTACGGCACCCAGCCGAAGAACGCCAGACCGGGCATGGAACCCGGCCGCTGCCCGTCCAAGGCCCACGACCGCGACCACCTCGGGCTCGGCGGCCGCCGCGTCCTCGTCTCCCGCAAGTGGACCGGCAAGACGCTGACCGAGCACCGCGCCGACCGGGCCGCCGTCGTCCGGGCCGTCCTCGCCGAAGCCGGGATCGAGATGGACGACCACGACCAGCTCTCGGCCACCGCCACCGCACCGGACGGCAAACCCCGCTACGTCTGGACGCCGGTCCGTCCCGGCGACCCCGACGCGCCCTCGTACGTGTGGGCGGTCGCGAAGTCGATCGAACAACGCCGCCGCTGGCGCGAGCAGTACGACGCCGCCAAACAGGCCACCGGACCGCCGTCCGGTGATGTTTCGGCAACCGACCCGTCCTCCCCGGAAGGAACCCCGCCATGCCCGACAACGTGA
- a CDS encoding tyrosine-type recombinase/integrase gives MGFVRKTTAGTYRASWRDPSGAQRSKSFPTKREASRFLAEVESAKNHGLYVDPRAGRVRLSDYAATWVAGRASATTTTVRTDSVLRTHVLPRWGSVPLDKIDHSSVQRWVSELNATRSPATVRKCFHVLAGIMRLAVRDRLLAFNPCEGVQLPAIRRSDTDERTISREVFLSQLLPAISERHRALVALAGGTGLRWGECAGLRWDAVDLDAEEVHVVRVAVEVAGAVTTKPFPKSRAGRRVVPLPPFVATALREHRRTYGQGDAGEVFTNQVGGPVRRTLFRVRVWRPALVRAGLLGKVVQEAESVYRGVWQDDAGREVTETFETEAAAVKEVSRRASGGLRFHDLRHSYATWLVSDGVPVNDVQRVMGHEQATTTLNLYTHDSGSARTRVRGLFDAFSLPRPADETGPGHENSSEDDL, from the coding sequence ATGGGCTTCGTGCGCAAGACGACGGCCGGGACCTACCGCGCCTCATGGCGTGATCCGTCCGGAGCGCAGCGGTCGAAGTCGTTCCCGACCAAGCGTGAGGCGTCCCGATTTCTCGCCGAGGTCGAGTCGGCCAAGAACCACGGGCTCTACGTGGATCCTCGTGCCGGGCGCGTCCGTCTGAGCGACTATGCGGCGACGTGGGTCGCTGGGCGGGCGAGTGCGACGACGACCACCGTGCGGACCGACTCGGTGCTCCGGACCCACGTGTTGCCCCGCTGGGGGTCGGTGCCGCTGGACAAGATCGACCACTCGTCGGTCCAGCGCTGGGTGTCAGAGCTGAACGCCACCCGCTCACCGGCCACCGTGCGGAAGTGCTTCCACGTCCTGGCGGGCATCATGCGCCTTGCCGTCCGCGACCGGCTGCTGGCCTTCAACCCGTGCGAGGGCGTCCAGCTCCCGGCGATCCGTCGTTCGGACACCGACGAGCGCACGATCAGCCGCGAGGTGTTCCTGAGCCAACTCCTGCCCGCCATCTCCGAGCGTCACCGCGCCCTGGTGGCACTGGCCGGCGGAACCGGGCTGCGGTGGGGCGAGTGCGCCGGCCTCCGCTGGGATGCCGTCGACCTGGACGCCGAGGAGGTCCACGTCGTGCGAGTCGCGGTCGAGGTCGCCGGGGCCGTCACGACGAAGCCGTTCCCGAAGTCGCGTGCCGGTCGCCGCGTCGTACCGCTGCCGCCGTTCGTCGCGACCGCTCTGCGCGAGCACCGTCGCACTTACGGACAGGGCGACGCGGGCGAGGTGTTCACGAACCAGGTCGGGGGACCGGTCCGCCGCACGCTGTTCCGGGTCCGGGTGTGGCGTCCAGCGCTCGTCCGGGCCGGACTGCTGGGCAAGGTGGTCCAGGAGGCCGAGAGCGTCTACCGGGGCGTCTGGCAGGACGACGCCGGCCGCGAGGTGACGGAAACCTTCGAGACCGAGGCCGCCGCCGTCAAGGAGGTCTCCCGCCGAGCCTCCGGTGGGCTGCGGTTCCACGACCTGCGCCACTCTTACGCGACCTGGCTGGTCTCCGACGGCGTGCCCGTCAACGACGTCCAGCGCGTCATGGGACACGAGCAGGCGACGACGACGCTCAACCTCTACACGCACGACTCGGGAAGCGCTCGCACCAGAGTGAGGGGACTGTTCGATGCCTTTTCGCTGCCTCGGCCCGCTGACGAGACCGGCCCCGGACATGAAAACAGCTCAGAGGATGACCTCTGA
- a CDS encoding SRPBCC family protein translates to MISRVIDAPRELVFEAFTQVRHLSRWWGPEGFTTTTLGFEFRVGGEWDFVMHGPDGTDYPEWITWTELIPPERIKFLHGEYRDDPDAFESVLTFESVGAATRIEMRTVFATKELRDEAVEKYHAVEGGQQTLSNLAVYVTALVRNGAEG, encoded by the coding sequence ATGATCTCTCGGGTCATCGACGCCCCACGGGAGCTGGTGTTCGAGGCGTTCACCCAGGTGCGGCACCTGTCGCGGTGGTGGGGACCGGAGGGATTCACGACCACGACACTGGGGTTCGAGTTCCGAGTCGGCGGGGAGTGGGACTTCGTGATGCACGGACCGGACGGGACCGACTATCCCGAGTGGATCACCTGGACCGAACTCATCCCGCCGGAGCGGATCAAGTTCCTCCATGGCGAGTACCGCGACGACCCCGACGCCTTCGAGTCGGTCCTGACGTTCGAGTCCGTTGGGGCGGCGACCCGGATCGAGATGCGCACGGTGTTCGCCACCAAGGAGCTGCGCGACGAGGCGGTCGAGAAGTACCACGCGGTCGAGGGCGGGCAGCAGACCCTGAGCAACCTGGCGGTCTACGTCACAGCGCTTGTTCGTAACGGAGCGGAGGGCTGA
- a CDS encoding type II toxin-antitoxin system Phd/YefM family antitoxin — translation MSEMPVQDAKDHLSEVISRATSTGEVIYLTDHGERLAAIMPAERAAVLDGLLAVEEFEAEHGPIPADEARKAHDVLVREGVITD, via the coding sequence ATGTCCGAGATGCCGGTGCAGGACGCGAAGGATCACCTCAGCGAGGTGATCAGCCGAGCCACGTCCACCGGGGAGGTCATCTACCTGACCGACCACGGCGAGCGCCTGGCCGCCATCATGCCGGCCGAACGCGCCGCCGTCCTCGATGGCCTGCTCGCCGTCGAGGAGTTCGAGGCCGAGCACGGACCGATCCCCGCCGACGAGGCACGCAAGGCGCACGACGTGCTGGTCCGCGAGGGCGTCATCACTGACTGA